One window of Perca fluviatilis chromosome 12, GENO_Pfluv_1.0, whole genome shotgun sequence genomic DNA carries:
- the LOC120570002 gene encoding trace amine-associated receptor 13c-like: MEVEDRAELCFPQFPNTSCWKPSPPWPQTVTIMLYSISLITVALNLFIIISISHFRQLHTPTNILLLSLAVSDLLVGLVLMPPEVLRRTSCWFLGDFVCATRILLSLIIPSASIGDIVLISVDRYVAICDPLHYTTKVTARRVKFCVCLCWLCSVTYSLLFVKDLPTQPGSYKFCYGECFIVSDDILLLFDLFLNFIVPVTVIIALYLRIFAVAVSQARAMRSHITAVTLQHSVTPKAKKSELKAARNLGVLVLVFLICLCPLYTIKFMDYNWIVALIDTFSYILYLSNSCLNPVIYAFLYPWFRKAVKLIVTLQILQPGSSETNML; this comes from the exons atggaGGTTGAGGACAGAGCCGAGCTCTGCTTTCCTCAGTTCCCAAACACCTCCTGCTGGAAGCCCTCGCCTCCTTGGCCCCAAACAGTTACCATTATGCTGTACTCCATCTCTCTGATCACTGTGGCTCTCAACCTGTTCATCATCATCTCAATCTCCCACTTCAG gcagctccacacacccaccaacatcctcctcctctctctggctgtctcagacCTTCTAGTGGGCCTCGTGCTGATGCCTCCAGAAGTTCTCAGAAGaacatcctgctggtttcttggtgactttgtgtgtgctaCCAGAATTCTTCTTTCCCTCATCATTCCCTCAGCCTCAATAGGTGACATAGTGCTCATATCAGTTGACCGTTATGTGGCTATATGTGACCCTCTGCACTACACCACTAAAGTCACTGCAAGAAgagttaaattctgtgtttgtctgtgttggctcTGTTCTGTTACCTACAGCCTTCTCTTTGTGAAGGATCTTCCGACTCAACCAGGGAGTTATAAATTCTGCTACGGAGAATGTTTTATTGTCAGTGATGACATCTTACTGCTTTTTGATCTTTTTCTTAACTTTATTGTTCCAGTTACTGTCATCATAGCTCTGTATCTGAGAATATTtgccgtggctgtgtctcaggctcgtgccatgcgctctcacattacagctgtcacactccagcattcagtgactccaaaggcaaagaaatcagagctgaaagcagccaggaatcttggtgttcttgtacttgtttttttaatatgtttatgcCCGTTATACACCATAAAATTCATGGATTACAACTGGATTGTAGCTTTAATTGATACATTTTCATACATTCTGTATTTGTCtaactcttgtctaaaccctgtgatctatgccttcttgtacccctggtttagaaaagcagttaaactcattgtaactcttcagatactgcagcctggctcctctgagaccaacatgctgtag